One Brevibacillus choshinensis genomic window carries:
- the dcd gene encoding dCTP deaminase, with product MILGDTKIAQYVESGLLHIEPFDDKNVGPASIDLTLGHVIKKATKNIASNPMVDNSDNYEEIDLFKKPFYLKPRETIQGYTREYVKLPSTLAGNIHNRSSLARLGLDVAMSSFANPGYEGNLPLVISNFSSHPIQIIAGLRVCQLVLTEVNGVEKPYNVREEAKYVGETGVVTSKIHLDKEINEFLRENGIESVTEDHILLFQKSLFANLQGKTAKILDLFQKEVQL from the coding sequence ATGATACTTGGGGATACAAAAATAGCCCAATATGTAGAGAGCGGCTTACTGCATATTGAGCCGTTTGACGATAAAAACGTCGGCCCTGCATCAATTGATTTGACCCTAGGACATGTCATTAAAAAAGCAACCAAGAACATCGCTTCTAATCCTATGGTTGATAATTCAGATAATTATGAAGAGATTGATCTATTCAAGAAGCCCTTTTATCTGAAACCGCGTGAAACAATTCAAGGGTATACTCGTGAATACGTTAAATTGCCTTCTACGCTAGCAGGTAACATACATAATCGTAGCAGTTTGGCTAGACTCGGCCTGGATGTGGCGATGTCTTCTTTTGCAAATCCAGGCTATGAAGGGAACCTGCCATTGGTAATAAGCAATTTCTCTTCACATCCTATCCAGATAATTGCTGGATTACGCGTTTGCCAGTTAGTCTTGACTGAAGTAAATGGCGTCGAAAAGCCTTACAATGTGCGAGAAGAAGCAAAGTATGTTGGCGAAACGGGTGTAGTGACATCTAAGATCCATCTTGATAAGGAAATAAACGAATTTTTGCGGGAGAATGGGATTGAGAGCGTGACTGAGGATCACATCTTGTTATTCCAAAAGTCACTATTTGCAAATCTCCAGGGGAAAACCGCAAAAATTCTTGATCTGTTTCAAAAAGAAGTACAACTGTAG
- a CDS encoding YolD-like family protein, translating to MASKIENPFSMRFVLPEQRELYLQLKEDEKLVSMPVIEQDELESFHYSIRDSAREDYAITVTWWRQVKGNLGSTCSMWGAVKWIDQQGRRIKIVNDTDVQWVNMDRIVDVRV from the coding sequence ATGGCAAGCAAGATAGAGAATCCTTTTTCTATGCGTTTTGTATTACCGGAGCAAAGGGAGCTATACCTGCAGCTTAAAGAAGACGAGAAACTGGTTTCCATGCCGGTAATCGAACAGGACGAACTGGAGAGCTTTCATTATTCGATCCGTGATTCCGCAAGGGAGGATTACGCTATCACAGTAACCTGGTGGAGACAGGTGAAAGGCAACCTCGGATCGACCTGCTCCATGTGGGGCGCCGTGAAATGGATCGATCAACAAGGGCGTCGAATCAAGATTGTAAATGACACAGACGTCCAGTGGGTCAATATGGATCGCATTGTTGATGTTAGGGTATAG
- a CDS encoding WYL domain-containing protein, which yields MFACCSHIIQNKRSYSEANNVVKELQRAIDHQQHVQIIYLGQEGQTTMRTLRPLEVVGDRLKAYCLTRKAPRVFVIDNILAVAPVVSSRAV from the coding sequence ATGTTCGCATGTTGTTCGCATATAATACAGAACAAACGTTCTTATTCGGAGGCGAACAATGTGGTAAAGGAACTACAACGCGCCATAGACCATCAACAACATGTTCAGATCATATATTTGGGCCAGGAAGGCCAGACCACAATGCGAACCTTACGGCCGCTGGAGGTTGTAGGGGATCGCCTGAAAGCATATTGCCTCACACGTAAGGCACCGAGGGTCTTTGTCATTGACAACATTCTCGCTGTTGCACCGGTGGTGAGCAGCCGTGCTGTCTGA